A genome region from Blautia coccoides includes the following:
- a CDS encoding fibronectin type III domain-containing protein, with the protein MKKLCAWLLISGMILQTPGTTAFAAVQEQNTESYKAGGQVQSKEADSGQQESSKQEGITGEQQEVSKQEEATGEQQEVPKREEPAGEQQEVPKREEASGGQPEASTQEGTTGEQAGEAKQEETPGEQTGAKAGQSNSQESLKSPEAQKEDGTLPADGSIVQKGRLHLSLIYSLPYSAPETLNSGLQAVLTREGQQLEASFSMLEGESVSKKAEASFVDLEPGQYHLRISGSHFAVYDQDVEIQAMDQKMQFMDVYTGMDFSDMERHPGVIGYGDVNRDGVIDENDKTELIRAIHLESTDSVFDLDQDQKVDLVDLQWLSYSYGFEKMESYVTRSYILEEISANVGETTQVAEGSVESILEDGGSVSLKPANDGEISPENPVELQLDLEKRTDIQAGALVLSPPRDSGNIIQAGSVTVDYVDEVGQSQTIEVPISSVSMFALTAAQAVIEPDGTIIINLGKQVAIKKVTIKVTDTGGSKLADISKVEFLNGMEDRIPAPVMNIPDQVKAEPGDKKFTVTWNAQTNVAGYEVMVKKDGKSKVYPTAENSILVTSFGTEKIKNNEEYTVQVRSVNGDWSSAYSETVSVIPKPSKAPDAPENVSISGGYRKLDITWKKMEDTDSYTLYYREQGTEEFEKREDIQQNKYQLTDLKDSTTYEICLTGTNEMGTSGKSKLYAGETTDIDPAVTSNYKLINTPQKGGGLTAHITSIEYPSSGPEINEAVADNDYTTSWSLPSWDAGGYNSGKPSPIITFDQSYEMDRLVVVPDEKQQYAYGYAKTRYWDEEGKISTIDGQFTQKKSVNGKAYYEFNYSQPFKAKRIQINFAMAWVPVNGRISIAEMKFYYYDSLEKDVDALFADAMHVELQEDVTAETIEALENRANTPDEVTGDFHPKRELLLSDLAYAKDLLNDKNAGRIMKVDTTVTKKKDGALGFSGGLNAWQPLGISAHAGEELVVYVGRDDAELGANTNLNLIATQYHAESGSWSRVVVQNLKNGKNEVTIPQISSLSTEHGGSLYVEFTGNNDTLNMSVRVSGGQEIPKLDISNAADETEAREAVRAYVEKLNAYVPQISELHKKLHEGNKESSCDYSYDKQNCILGATDIVLDQMMYSVSAEQILNGINNKLKNQGKEKNLDNQTEVLYESCQAMEQMVTLFYQHKGLGDYNGDKALTAQYGSKNNLPSSRLNIRYMRMFSGAFMYAGGLHVGIEWGSVSGLAGGVPVESDNGKYVSGQLFGWGIAHEIGHIINQPSYAIAEITNNYYSILAQAKETNDSVRYKYEDVYKKVTSGTKGRAENVFTSLAMYWQLHLAYDDGYNYKTYETYEEQFNNLFFARVDAYARNTAIAPAPEGIALTIPKDVDNTLMRLSCAAAGKNLLEFFEQWGMTPDEDTIAYASQFEAETRRISYITDEARVYRIEGGESTAGQTAVSAALTYVPNSAQVTLTLSNDAADQNSMLGYEIYRNGKVIGFAEAKDGSVTYTDTIASMNNRVFTYEVVGYDKLLQQTEKVTADTVKISNDGSVAKDGWNITTNMTSSSDRQENGSEENPEGTVVSGISSIYNNDYTDVYTGEAKSPEIIISFGRTLQAAAFKITATDEKTAVKNFDAYVSQDGNQWTLVKSGSLSYSENTAVSYFNKEGDSWLYTYDAAYLKLKIKGQSTVSLSEIDILGPTGDNVEFLENGIGILDKNYSYDENGGEIPVGSLIFTGEYKGNPSYNVVKLYDQNGNILDGSQLIFAEVPAEGELGEVSSGTWIYYMEPDQIPSGVTSVRAELYRVDDAHTNEGERLVSDTMPMAVPNPLPPIQLTDKHEEGN; encoded by the coding sequence ATGAAAAAGTTATGCGCTTGGCTGCTCATATCCGGTATGATCTTGCAGACACCGGGAACTACCGCATTTGCCGCTGTACAGGAGCAAAATACAGAATCTTATAAAGCCGGCGGACAGGTTCAGAGCAAAGAGGCAGACAGCGGTCAGCAGGAATCTTCCAAACAGGAAGGGATAACAGGAGAACAGCAGGAGGTGTCCAAGCAGGAAGAGGCTACAGGAGAACAGCAGGAGGTGCCCAAGCGGGAAGAGCCTGCAGGAGAACAGCAGGAGGTGCCTAAGCGGGAAGAGGCTTCGGGTGGACAGCCAGAAGCCTCTACGCAGGAAGGTACAACAGGAGAACAAGCAGGAGAGGCCAAGCAGGAAGAAACACCGGGAGAACAGACCGGTGCGAAGGCGGGACAGAGCAATAGCCAAGAGTCACTAAAAAGTCCAGAAGCACAGAAGGAAGACGGAACACTGCCGGCGGATGGGAGCATAGTACAGAAAGGCCGGCTCCATCTGAGTCTGATCTACAGCCTTCCCTACAGCGCCCCGGAGACGCTGAACAGTGGGTTGCAGGCAGTCCTCACAAGAGAAGGGCAGCAGTTGGAAGCCTCTTTTTCCATGTTGGAAGGGGAGAGTGTGTCAAAAAAAGCAGAGGCCTCTTTTGTGGATCTGGAACCGGGACAATATCATCTTCGTATAAGCGGAAGCCATTTTGCCGTATATGACCAGGATGTGGAGATCCAGGCAATGGATCAGAAGATGCAGTTTATGGATGTCTACACCGGCATGGATTTTTCTGACATGGAGAGACATCCCGGTGTTATCGGATATGGGGATGTAAATCGTGACGGTGTTATTGATGAGAATGACAAAACAGAGCTGATCCGGGCCATTCATCTGGAGAGCACAGACAGCGTGTTTGATCTGGATCAGGATCAAAAGGTGGATCTTGTGGATCTGCAGTGGCTTTCTTACAGCTATGGATTCGAGAAAATGGAATCCTATGTGACAAGAAGTTATATTCTGGAAGAGATATCAGCAAATGTGGGCGAGACAACCCAGGTTGCAGAGGGAAGTGTTGAGAGTATCCTGGAAGACGGCGGCAGTGTTTCCCTGAAACCTGCGAATGACGGGGAAATCTCGCCGGAAAATCCGGTGGAACTGCAGCTTGATCTGGAAAAACGTACCGATATCCAGGCAGGGGCATTGGTTTTGTCGCCTCCGAGGGACTCCGGTAATATCATTCAGGCAGGGTCAGTGACCGTGGATTATGTGGATGAAGTGGGACAGAGCCAGACCATAGAAGTTCCCATAAGCAGCGTATCCATGTTCGCCCTCACTGCGGCGCAGGCAGTCATTGAGCCGGACGGAACCATAATCATCAACTTGGGAAAACAGGTAGCCATTAAAAAGGTAACCATCAAGGTGACAGATACGGGAGGAAGCAAGCTGGCGGATATCTCCAAGGTGGAATTCCTCAATGGAATGGAGGACAGGATCCCTGCACCGGTCATGAATATTCCTGACCAGGTAAAAGCAGAGCCGGGAGATAAGAAATTTACCGTGACCTGGAACGCCCAGACAAATGTAGCGGGATATGAAGTCATGGTGAAAAAAGACGGAAAAAGCAAAGTCTATCCAACAGCAGAGAACAGTATCCTCGTAACAAGCTTTGGGACTGAGAAAATAAAAAATAATGAGGAGTACACAGTACAGGTCAGGTCCGTGAACGGAGACTGGAGCAGTGCTTATTCGGAAACGGTGTCTGTGATCCCGAAGCCGTCAAAAGCGCCTGATGCGCCGGAGAATGTGAGCATTTCCGGGGGATACAGAAAACTGGATATTACCTGGAAGAAGATGGAAGACACGGATTCCTATACACTCTATTACAGAGAACAGGGAACCGAAGAGTTTGAAAAGAGAGAAGACATCCAGCAGAATAAATATCAGCTCACAGACTTAAAAGACAGCACAACCTATGAAATCTGCCTTACAGGAACAAATGAAATGGGAACCAGTGGAAAGTCAAAGCTTTATGCGGGAGAGACAACAGATATTGATCCTGCAGTCACATCCAATTATAAGCTGATCAACACGCCTCAGAAAGGGGGAGGACTGACCGCCCACATTACATCCATTGAATATCCGTCATCAGGACCGGAGATAAATGAAGCGGTGGCAGATAATGATTACACCACTTCCTGGAGTCTGCCGTCCTGGGATGCAGGCGGCTATAATTCGGGCAAGCCATCACCTATCATTACCTTTGACCAGAGCTATGAGATGGACAGGCTGGTGGTAGTCCCTGATGAAAAACAACAGTATGCATATGGCTATGCAAAAACAAGATACTGGGATGAAGAGGGAAAAATATCTACAATAGATGGTCAATTTACGCAGAAGAAGAGTGTAAACGGTAAGGCATATTACGAATTTAATTATTCCCAGCCTTTTAAGGCAAAACGGATACAGATAAACTTTGCCATGGCATGGGTTCCTGTGAATGGGAGAATCTCTATAGCGGAGATGAAATTTTACTATTATGACAGCCTGGAAAAGGATGTTGATGCACTGTTTGCGGATGCTATGCATGTGGAACTGCAGGAAGATGTAACTGCAGAGACGATAGAGGCGCTGGAGAACAGAGCTAACACTCCGGATGAAGTTACCGGGGATTTCCATCCGAAAAGAGAGCTGCTGCTTTCTGATCTGGCCTATGCAAAAGATCTTCTCAATGACAAGAATGCCGGCAGGATCATGAAGGTTGATACAACAGTGACCAAGAAAAAAGACGGCGCTCTGGGCTTCTCGGGAGGTCTGAATGCATGGCAGCCTCTTGGCATTAGTGCCCATGCAGGGGAAGAACTGGTTGTATATGTAGGCAGAGATGACGCGGAATTGGGAGCCAATACCAACCTGAACCTGATCGCAACACAGTATCACGCGGAATCAGGAAGCTGGAGCAGGGTTGTGGTGCAGAATCTGAAGAATGGCAAAAATGAGGTAACCATTCCCCAGATCAGCAGTCTGAGCACAGAACACGGCGGCAGTCTCTATGTGGAGTTTACAGGAAATAATGATACACTGAACATGAGTGTTCGTGTCAGCGGAGGACAGGAGATACCCAAGCTTGATATCTCCAATGCAGCGGATGAGACTGAAGCCAGGGAAGCTGTCAGGGCATATGTGGAGAAACTCAATGCATATGTTCCACAGATTTCTGAACTTCATAAAAAACTGCATGAAGGCAATAAAGAAAGCAGTTGTGATTACAGCTATGACAAGCAGAACTGCATTTTGGGAGCAACGGACATTGTGCTGGATCAGATGATGTATTCGGTATCGGCAGAACAGATCCTGAACGGCATCAACAATAAGCTGAAAAACCAGGGGAAAGAAAAGAATCTGGATAATCAGACAGAGGTACTATATGAGTCCTGTCAAGCTATGGAACAGATGGTGACACTGTTTTACCAGCACAAAGGACTGGGTGATTATAATGGAGACAAGGCACTGACTGCCCAGTATGGCAGCAAAAATAATCTGCCGTCCAGCCGTCTGAACATACGTTACATGAGAATGTTTTCCGGAGCCTTTATGTATGCCGGCGGGCTTCATGTGGGTATCGAATGGGGCAGCGTGAGCGGCCTTGCAGGCGGTGTACCGGTTGAAAGTGATAATGGAAAATATGTGAGCGGACAGCTTTTTGGCTGGGGAATTGCCCATGAGATAGGCCATATCATCAATCAGCCGTCCTATGCCATCGCCGAGATAACCAACAATTATTATTCCATTCTGGCACAGGCAAAGGAGACAAATGATTCTGTACGCTATAAATATGAGGATGTGTATAAGAAGGTCACTTCTGGTACAAAAGGCCGTGCGGAAAATGTGTTTACAAGTCTTGCCATGTACTGGCAGCTCCATCTGGCCTATGATGACGGATATAATTATAAGACTTATGAAACTTATGAGGAGCAGTTTAACAATCTGTTTTTTGCAAGAGTGGACGCGTACGCAAGGAATACGGCCATTGCACCTGCTCCGGAGGGAATCGCACTGACGATTCCAAAAGATGTGGACAATACCCTGATGCGGCTGTCATGTGCGGCTGCCGGGAAGAACTTACTGGAATTCTTTGAACAGTGGGGAATGACACCGGACGAGGATACCATTGCATATGCGTCACAGTTTGAAGCAGAGACGAGAAGGATCAGCTATATTACAGATGAGGCAAGGGTATACCGCATAGAAGGCGGAGAAAGTACAGCCGGACAGACTGCAGTAAGTGCAGCGCTTACATATGTTCCTAATTCTGCTCAGGTGACCCTCACACTTTCCAATGACGCGGCTGACCAGAACTCCATGCTGGGATATGAAATATACAGAAATGGCAAGGTGATCGGATTTGCAGAGGCTAAGGACGGCTCTGTGACATATACAGATACCATTGCATCTATGAACAACAGAGTGTTTACTTATGAAGTGGTGGGATATGACAAACTGTTGCAGCAGACAGAGAAAGTTACAGCGGACACCGTGAAGATTTCCAATGACGGAAGTGTGGCAAAGGATGGATGGAATATAACAACGAATATGACCTCCTCCAGTGACAGACAGGAAAACGGCAGTGAGGAAAATCCGGAGGGAACCGTTGTTTCGGGAATCAGCAGCATATATAACAATGATTATACAGATGTATATACCGGAGAAGCAAAATCTCCGGAAATCATTATCAGTTTTGGCAGAACCCTTCAGGCGGCCGCGTTCAAGATCACAGCCACTGATGAAAAAACAGCAGTTAAGAATTTTGATGCCTATGTGAGTCAGGACGGAAACCAGTGGACGCTTGTGAAATCAGGAAGTCTGTCTTACTCGGAGAATACGGCTGTTTCCTATTTCAACAAAGAAGGTGATTCCTGGCTGTACACCTATGATGCTGCTTATCTGAAGCTGAAGATCAAAGGGCAGAGTACAGTGTCTCTGTCTGAGATAGATATTTTAGGCCCCACAGGAGACAATGTTGAGTTTTTGGAAAACGGTATCGGTATTCTGGATAAAAATTACAGCTATGATGAAAACGGAGGTGAGATACCTGTCGGTTCCCTGATCTTCACAGGCGAATATAAAGGAAATCCTTCCTATAATGTGGTAAAATTGTATGACCAGAATGGAAATATCCTGGATGGTTCCCAGTTGATCTTTGCGGAGGTTCCGGCTGAGGGAGAACTGGGAGAAGTTTCATCCGGTACATGGATCTATTATATGGAACCGGATCAGATCCCATCCGGTGTGACCAGTGTCAGGGCGGAATTATACCGAGTGGATGATGCGCATACAAATGAAGGTGAACGTCTTGTAAGTGATACAATGCCCATGGCTGTGCCGAATCCGCTGCCGCCGATTCAATTGACGGATAAACATGAGGAGGGGAACTGA
- a CDS encoding molybdopterin-guanine dinucleotide biosynthesis protein MobB, giving the protein MKICTIVGVRKSGKTTTVTGLIKELKKRGYRTGTVKSVFCPEFSLDTSDSNTWRHREAGADLVCIKGKKETDILLPADKSGDFYEKLPVDFLILEGEYELCVPRIICAHKDAEVQERLTEETIAIAGRLAGEKKTWEGFRVYHSVHEICELADLLESLPDAEFPLKKRPMLQKAAAFCQCGCHKAEKKLAGKKKLTAHPSGAERKHIFLTGEKGIGKSTLLNRIVEELGTEPVGYQTLPYEIGGVQKGFYLHSLVPMGEFENDSPILIRTGRGKKISIPETFETLGTAVMKKVKDMPEKTVVIDELGKAEADAPGFQEALFSCLDTQSLVIGVLQKNTGAFTQAVAERPDVKVFEVTEKNRDSLLEVICKNIKKMK; this is encoded by the coding sequence TTGAAAATCTGTACGATCGTAGGTGTGAGAAAATCCGGCAAGACTACAACGGTCACCGGACTTATTAAAGAATTAAAAAAACGGGGATACCGGACAGGAACAGTAAAAAGTGTGTTCTGTCCAGAATTTTCCCTGGACACTTCTGACAGCAATACATGGAGACACAGGGAGGCCGGTGCTGATCTTGTCTGCATAAAGGGAAAAAAGGAGACAGACATTCTGCTTCCGGCGGACAAGAGCGGGGATTTCTATGAAAAACTGCCTGTGGATTTTCTCATACTGGAAGGGGAATATGAACTCTGCGTGCCCAGGATCATCTGTGCACATAAAGACGCAGAGGTGCAGGAGCGGCTGACAGAGGAGACCATAGCCATAGCAGGCAGATTGGCCGGGGAAAAGAAAACCTGGGAAGGCTTCAGGGTCTATCACTCTGTGCATGAGATCTGTGAGCTGGCAGATTTATTGGAATCACTGCCGGATGCGGAATTTCCGCTGAAAAAACGTCCCATGCTCCAAAAGGCGGCGGCTTTTTGTCAATGTGGATGTCATAAGGCAGAAAAAAAGCTGGCCGGTAAGAAAAAGCTCACGGCCCATCCCTCAGGCGCTGAGCGGAAACATATTTTCCTGACCGGGGAAAAGGGGATCGGCAAGAGTACACTTTTGAACCGTATTGTGGAAGAATTGGGAACAGAGCCTGTGGGTTACCAAACCCTGCCTTATGAGATCGGTGGTGTTCAAAAAGGATTTTACCTGCACAGCCTGGTACCCATGGGGGAGTTTGAAAATGACAGCCCGATCCTCATACGGACCGGCAGAGGAAAGAAGATATCCATACCGGAAACCTTTGAGACTCTGGGCACTGCGGTGATGAAAAAGGTGAAGGACATGCCTGAAAAAACAGTTGTGATAGATGAGCTGGGAAAAGCGGAGGCAGATGCCCCGGGTTTCCAGGAGGCACTGTTCTCCTGCCTGGATACCCAGAGCCTTGTCATCGGTGTCCTGCAGAAAAATACAGGTGCGTTTACACAGGCCGTTGCAGAGAGACCCGACGTAAAAGTTTTTGAGGTTACAGAAAAAAACAGGGACAGCCTCCTGGAAGTTATCTGTAAAAATATCAAAAAAATGAAATAA
- a CDS encoding NTP transferase domain-containing protein yields the protein MTKIAAGILAGGKSSRMGSDKASLTWNGNTFLHTLLDVCRDFPEIYVSVDDREKYRDFIEIYVSENDRKEYRDLHCTFVEDEEKGYGPLEGIYQILKQMDAQYAVMLATDMPMISREFLKELVSHVTGEEDCLVLRKEGRPQPLCSVYGKKVLPIVDKMRRNKEHRPRLLFQRANTRYLDIEELGFGEAVIANVNTPEEYEQLCFQYGRKLQEFAPCVREKLRHGRVLVCYLDGLGYRMYKNAADNGFIPFISRNFSVIPVRTVEPPVTNPAMATMITGELPGVHGVYSRKDREVLVPTLFAGRSAENTAFLEGDTRILKTELSPRLHAAAKGKGCDHWICRDACRAVLEGKEFIFAHFHEIDDAAHAEGPVGLACMEKLRETDAYIEELSGIFSGEILLISDHGIHETEDGGDHGENPCCDAANPYDMEDMLAVWGEHI from the coding sequence ATGACAAAAATAGCAGCAGGAATCCTGGCGGGAGGAAAGAGCAGCAGAATGGGGAGCGATAAAGCCTCCCTGACATGGAACGGAAATACATTTCTGCACACGCTTTTGGATGTCTGCCGGGATTTCCCTGAAATTTATGTCTCAGTGGATGACAGGGAAAAGTACCGGGATTTTATTGAAATTTATGTCTCAGAGAACGACAGGAAAGAATACCGGGATCTGCATTGTACATTTGTGGAGGATGAGGAAAAGGGATACGGACCGCTGGAAGGTATCTATCAGATATTAAAACAGATGGATGCGCAGTACGCCGTGATGCTTGCCACTGACATGCCTATGATAAGCCGAGAATTCCTGAAGGAACTGGTGTCCCATGTTACCGGCGAGGAAGACTGTCTGGTTCTCAGAAAAGAGGGGAGGCCTCAGCCTCTGTGCAGTGTGTACGGAAAAAAAGTGCTTCCCATTGTGGATAAGATGCGCAGAAATAAGGAGCACAGACCCAGACTTCTGTTTCAGCGGGCGAATACGCGATATCTGGATATTGAAGAGTTGGGATTTGGAGAGGCAGTTATCGCAAATGTGAACACACCCGAAGAATATGAACAGCTCTGTTTTCAATACGGCAGAAAGCTCCAGGAATTTGCCCCCTGTGTCAGGGAGAAGTTAAGGCATGGAAGGGTACTTGTCTGTTATCTGGACGGGCTGGGATACCGCATGTATAAAAATGCCGCGGACAATGGTTTCATACCCTTTATAAGCCGGAATTTTTCTGTGATCCCTGTGAGAACAGTGGAGCCTCCAGTGACAAATCCGGCTATGGCTACCATGATAACAGGGGAACTGCCCGGTGTACACGGTGTATATTCCAGAAAAGACAGGGAAGTGCTGGTCCCCACTCTGTTTGCCGGCAGGAGCGCGGAAAACACTGCTTTTTTGGAGGGCGATACCAGGATTTTAAAGACGGAACTTTCGCCCAGGCTTCATGCTGCGGCAAAGGGAAAAGGCTGCGATCATTGGATCTGCCGGGATGCATGCAGAGCGGTTTTGGAGGGAAAAGAATTTATTTTTGCGCATTTTCATGAGATTGACGATGCGGCTCATGCAGAGGGACCGGTAGGCCTGGCATGTATGGAAAAATTAAGAGAGACAGATGCATATATAGAAGAGCTTTCCGGGATTTTTTCAGGAGAGATCCTGCTGATCAGTGATCATGGAATACATGAGACAGAGGACGGCGGTGATCATGGGGAGAATCCGTGTTGCGATGCCGCAAATCCTTATGATATGGAGGATATGCTGGCAGTCTGGGGGGAGCATATATGA
- the glp gene encoding molybdopterin molybdotransferase MoeA: MAQNYPKRIEMKEGIDLLLSHAERMGTEKVEINEAYGRILACRVRAKENIPPFDRSPYDGYAIRSADVAGAGHDSPVTLRIIEEVPAGHAPEKVIGPMEAVKILTGAPIPQGADAVEKYEDTSFTEKEVCFFSPIASGSNIVKAGEDVKKGEIVMEEGEYLSPASVGLLAGLGYGEVEVFKKPRVRIISTGDELLQVSEELKPGKIRNSSAYMLQGFLRQWGVDADIYGIVKDDEESIKEALKDCLAEADCVITTGGASVGDYDLALSSMEGIGAEVLFWQVRMKPGMATLAAVKDGRLLLGLSGNPSAAAAALFLLGLPAFRKMCGKREYKVPCIPVCLPDGFPKKSPGGRIVPGILEFDQGRVCLNTRKNQANGMVSPWGGCNLIGMIPKGSGALLPGSIIEALYLGEN, from the coding sequence ATGGCACAGAACTATCCAAAGAGAATTGAAATGAAGGAAGGCATAGACCTGCTTCTCTCTCACGCAGAGAGGATGGGGACGGAAAAGGTGGAGATCAATGAGGCTTACGGCAGGATTTTAGCCTGCCGGGTACGGGCGAAAGAGAACATTCCGCCCTTTGACCGCTCACCCTATGACGGCTATGCCATCCGCTCTGCGGATGTTGCAGGTGCAGGACATGATTCGCCGGTGACTCTGAGAATAATCGAAGAGGTACCGGCGGGGCATGCCCCCGAAAAAGTGATAGGGCCTATGGAGGCGGTAAAAATACTGACCGGAGCGCCTATCCCTCAGGGAGCCGATGCTGTGGAAAAATATGAAGACACTTCCTTTACTGAAAAGGAAGTGTGTTTCTTTTCTCCCATTGCTTCGGGGAGCAACATCGTAAAAGCAGGAGAAGATGTAAAAAAAGGCGAGATCGTCATGGAAGAAGGCGAATATTTAAGCCCGGCATCCGTGGGACTTCTTGCGGGCCTTGGGTATGGAGAGGTGGAAGTCTTCAAAAAACCCAGAGTCAGGATCATCAGTACAGGGGACGAGCTTCTGCAGGTATCTGAGGAGCTGAAACCGGGAAAAATAAGGAACAGTAGTGCTTACATGCTGCAGGGTTTTCTGCGGCAGTGGGGTGTAGATGCAGATATCTACGGAATTGTAAAGGATGATGAAGAGTCCATCAAAGAGGCGCTGAAGGACTGTCTGGCAGAGGCTGACTGTGTGATAACCACAGGAGGCGCATCTGTGGGAGATTATGACCTGGCGCTTTCTTCTATGGAAGGGATCGGGGCAGAGGTATTGTTCTGGCAGGTAAGGATGAAGCCGGGAATGGCAACTCTGGCAGCGGTAAAGGACGGCAGGCTTTTATTAGGACTTTCCGGCAATCCCAGCGCGGCGGCAGCGGCTTTGTTTTTGCTTGGGCTTCCTGCATTCCGCAAGATGTGCGGCAAAAGGGAATACAAAGTGCCCTGCATACCCGTGTGTCTGCCGGATGGGTTTCCAAAGAAAAGCCCGGGAGGAAGGATCGTTCCCGGAATTCTGGAATTCGACCAGGGCAGAGTCTGCTTAAATACCAGGAAGAATCAGGCGAACGGCATGGTCAGCCCATGGGGCGGCTGTAATCTGATCGGAATGATCCCAAAAGGTTCCGGTGCACTTTTGCCCGGAAGTATCATCGAAGCTTTGTATCTGGGTGAGAATTAA